The Cygnus atratus isolate AKBS03 ecotype Queensland, Australia chromosome 2, CAtr_DNAZoo_HiC_assembly, whole genome shotgun sequence genome window below encodes:
- the MCMDC2 gene encoding minichromosome maintenance domain-containing protein 2, which produces MQEEIQKMKEIVLIYLDRSGGLQKFVHDCKKYNDSKQSYAVYRFVISINPSDIAELDATLGNYILHNPIKAAEIFQSVCFVAIKTLSLIEQLQAEAQISILLKPTHLPPLPSYVLSLSAFPFNYTSHRFYMSEGIVIAMGIVTKYTQGARFLCTEETCPFSEGFRYIRVHLPGATESATVRNDFVCSLCSSPLQEDMKFRVLGDKQIVEMIDAKVLNALKGYSNNKSHFRIQTFTVFLRDELANRMTIGDHYKIIGIPTCVQNGPQATACIEVSSVRLCKPNGPSFIGENFKYLFSLTSDSCWRFTAILANIFASQVVPPGTYNTLKLALLLSLVQTCEKESADYLDLLVVTSDALVIDRLLNYSVCLLSRGIRHPSSSDIFPSVSKDKHGTGSASIQACSILLAKGGICYIGDLCTYKKDKLELLQSVLESRTTTLFIPGKKYGEEADQQVTVSVQTNFWSYVDVGSSSKKHMPKDSFLIGQMDLSLLPPNLLDVFGLLIYDEFPSCRLSFPLVHHVLKKATNPEATLYRVSQQFRTQDYEEFILFAKNLHVEMSSEAENLIQGYYLASRRVRRDSTHGSNLSASALKILISLSKAHTKLSLRKKVLEEDALIAILLLESSLTLKHGKSALCIEPNAVFPVDLSNESSLQQRDIYLRKCHHQLLKFISAYGPGIHVNTNEE; this is translated from the exons ATgcaggaagaaatacagaaaatgaaggaaatcgTCCTTATTTACCTTGACAGAAGTGGTGGCCTTCAGAAATTTGTGCACGACTGCAAAAAATATAACG ACTCAAAACAAAGTTATGCTGTTTATCGTTTTGTTATTTCAATAAATCCTTCTGATATTGCTGAATTGGATGCAACTCTTGGAAACTACATTCTTCATAATCCCATAAAAGCTGCAGAGATTTTTCAGTCA GTATGTTTTGTAGCTATTAAGACATTATCATTAATTGAACAATTGCAGGCAGAGGCCCAG ATTAGTATACTGCTGAAGCCAACACATTTACCACCTTTACCAAGTTATGTTCTCAgtctttctgcatttccatttaACTACACATCTCATAGATTTTACATGTCTGAAGGAATAGTCATTGCAATGGGAATTGTAACAAAATATACACAAGGAGCAAGATTTCTTTGTACTGAGGAAACCTGTCCATTCTCTGAAG GGTTTAGGTACATAAGAGTGCATCTGCCTGGAGCTACAGAATCTGCCACAGTGAGGAATGATTTTGTGTGCAGTTTATGTTCCTCACCCCTGCAAGAAGATATGAAGTTTAGAGTACTTGGTG ataaacAAATAGTTGAAATGATTGATGCAAAAGTTCTTAATGCTTTAAAAGGATATTCCAACAATAAATCGCATTTTAGGATTCAGacttttacagttttcttgAGAG atgAACTGGCCAATAGAATGACAATAGGAGACCACTACAAGATTATAGGAATTCCAACTTGTGTACAAAATGGCCCACAAGCTACAGCATGTATAGAAGTCAGTAGCGTACGGCTCTGTAAACCAAACG GTCCTTCTTTTATCGGTGAAAATTTTAAGTATCTGTTCTCACTGACTTCAGATTCATGCTGGAGGTTTACAGCCATACTGGCCAATATCTTTGCTTCTCAAGTTGTTCCACCAGGCACTTACAACACTCTGAAACTCGCACTATTGCTGAGTCTAGTACAGACGTGTGAAAAGGAAAGTGCTGATTACCTGGATCTGTTGGTTGTGACAAGCGACGCCTTAGTAATTGATAG GCTTTTGAATTACAGCGTGTGTCTTCTGTCTCGTGGCATACGACACCCATCCTCTAGTGACATCTTTCCTTCTGTATCCAAAGATAAACATGGAACTGGAAGTGCTAGTATTCAAGCTTGCAGCATTCTGCTTGCTAAGGGGGGTATCTGTTACATAGGAGACTTGTGTACCTACAAAAAGGATAAACTGGAACTTCTACAATCCG TTCTAGAGAGCAGGACAACAACACTGTTCATTCCTGGGAAGAAGTatggagaagaggctgaccaACAAGTTACTGTTTCAGTTCAGACCAATTTTTGGTCTTATGTAGACGTGGGTTCTTCCTCAAAGAAACACATGCCGAAGGACAGCTTTCTGATCGGGCAGATG gACTTGAGCTTGCTTCCACCTAATCTTCTAGATGTTTTTGGGCTTTTGATATACGATGAATTTCCTTCATGTCGACTGTCTTTTCCTCTTGTGCATCACGTCCTGAAAAAAGCCACTAATCCTGAAGCCACCCTGTACAGAGTCTCACAGCAGTTCAGAACACAGGATTATGAAGAG tttattttgtttgctaaGAATCTCCATGTTGAAATGAGCTCAGAAGCAGAAAACCTCATTCAGGGCTACTATCTTGCGAGTCGCAGAGTGAGAAGAGATTCTACGCATGGATCAAACTTATCAGCATCTGCACTAAAAATTCT GATTTCACTGTCTAAGGCTCATACCAAGCTAAGTTTAAGAAAGAAGGTACTTGAGGAAGATGCGCTGATTGCCATCTTGCTGCTCGAATCGTCTCTTACCCTAAAGCACG GTAAGTCTGCACTATGCATCGAACCAAATGCTGTATTTCCGGTTGACCTCAGTAACGAGAGCTCCCTGCAACAGAGAGATATTTACCTACGGAAGTGCCACCATCAGCTGCTTAAGTTTATCAGTGCGTATGGCCCAGGAATTCATGTTAACACTAATGAGGAGTGA
- the TCF24 gene encoding transcription factor 24 codes for MARRRNSAPVPRSRALRGAHGRQNPGFTDTLVAYRILPLAKPPMDCRHLAESSKETSSPSLEPEAPPPSAGQRAGAAPGRPAAANAARERSRVQTLRQAFLELQKTLPSVPPDTKLSKLDVLLLATTYIAHLTRSLQDEEEAPGEGLGALRGDGYLHPVKKWPMRSRLYIGATGQFLNHSAQGESANQGETSTNSRN; via the exons atGGCGAGGAGACGCAATTCTGCCCCGGTGCCGAGGTCCAGAGCACTGAGGGGAGCCCACGGCCGGCAGAACCCTGGCTTTACGGACACTCTTGTCGCTTACAGGATCCTCCCGCTGGCGAAGCCGCCCATGGACTGTAGGCACTTAGCTGAGAGCAGCAAGGAGACTTCCAGCCCCAGCTTGGAGCCCgaggccccgccgccctccgcgGGGCAGCGAGCCGGGGCGGCCCCCGGGCGACCCGCGGCTGCCAACGCGGCGCGGGAGCGCAGCCGGGTGCAGACCCTGCGCCAGGCCTTCCTGGAGCTGCAGAAGACGCTGCCCTCCGTGCCGCCCGACACCAAGCTCTCCAAGCTGGACGTGCTCCTCCTGGCCACCACCTACATCGCGCACCTCACGCGCAGCCTGCAGGATGAGGAGGAGGCGCCAGGAGAGGGCTTGGGGGCCCTGCGAGGGGACGGGTACCTCCACCCGGTCAAG AAATGGCCAATGCGTTCCAGGTTGTACATTGGAGCTACGGGACAGTTTTTGAATCACTCAGCACAAGGAGAAAGTGCAAACCAAGGAGAAACTTCAACAAATTCACGAAACTAA